One Setaria italica strain Yugu1 chromosome II, Setaria_italica_v2.0, whole genome shotgun sequence DNA segment encodes these proteins:
- the LOC101769414 gene encoding cellulose synthase-like protein E1: MTPNARRQQRSRKQLHLDDTHNDTTYYRRYAWCSTTGQHTSREPAPGPAGRRGWGCWWRSCGLASTGSSRSLCSGAPSDDEPSRTGLVARFGEQLPCVDIFVCTADPQTEPPSLVISTVLSVMAYNYPAEKLSMYLSDDGCSILTFYALWEASVFAEHWLPFCKRCNIEPRSPAAYFSESDNSNDLYISKECSFIKVISSAPVEIAIQAYST; encoded by the exons ATGACGCCCAACGCAAGGCGACAACAAAGAAGCCGGAAG CAACTGCATCTGGATGACACACACAATGACACAACCTACTACAGGAGATATGCCTGGTGCTCTACTACAGGGCAACACACGTCCCGGGAGCCGGCTCCGGGGCCGGCAGGGCGGCGTGGCTGGGGATGCTGGTGGCGGAGCTGTGGTTTGGCTTCTACTGGGTCATCACGCAGTCTGTGCAGTGGTGCCCCGTCCGATGACGAACCTTCAAGGACAGGACTCGTCGCCAG ATTTGGAGAACAGTTACCTTGTGTGGACATCTTCGTATGCACTGCAGATCCACAAACAGAGCCACCAAGTCTCGTCATCTCCACGGTCCTATCAGTCATGGCGTATAATTACCCAGCTGAGAAATTAAGCATGTATCTCTCAGATGATGGATGCTCGATTCTCACTTTCTATGCTCTATGGGAGGCTTCCGTGTTCGCAGAGCATTGGCTACCATTCTGCAAGAGATGTAACATTGAGCCTAGGTCACCAGCTGCTTACTTCTCAGAGTCAGATAATTCTAACGATTTGTACATCTCAAAAGAATGTTCATTCATCAAGGTAATAAGCAGTGCACCAGTTGAGATAGCGATACAGGCATACAGCACGTAA
- the LOC101771021 gene encoding cellulose synthase-like protein E6 — protein MERLFATEKLGGRSLYRFQAVTVLVGICLVLCYRATHFPAAGSGAGRVAWLGMLAAELWFGFYWVITQSVRWRPVRRRTFKDRLAARYGEQLPSVDIFICTADPQSEPPSLVVATVLSLMAYNYPPEKLNVYLSDDGGSILTFYALWEASAFAKRWLPFCKRHNIEPRSPAAYFAELEEPRDPSISKEWSFIKGLYDEMTERIDSAVRSDNVPEEIRVNHKGFSEWSTGITSKNHQPIVQVLIDGKDRDAVDEEGNVLPTLVYMAREKRPQYHHNFKAGAMNALIRVSSVISNGPIILNVDCDMYSNNSDAIRDAMCFFLDEEMGHKIAFVQHPQNYNNMTKNNIYGNSFTVLSHVELRGFDGVDGPLYIGTGCFHRRESLCGRRFTNDYKEDWDRGINKEKRELSINKIEEKAKLLTTCTYEHNTQWGNEIGVKYGFPAEDVITGLTIHCRGWKSVCNNPTRAAFVGVGPTTHAQTMLQHKRWSEGNLSIFLSKYCPFIFGNGKISLQHQMAYSVYGLWAMNSLPTLYYVIIPSLGLLKGIRLFPEITSPWIMPYIYVSVVKNIYSAYEALLYGDTLRGWWNGQRMWMIRRITSYLYGTIDTIRKLLGLSKMRFEVSPKVSDEDESKRYEQEIMEFGTWSTVYVIIATVALLNLVCLVGWLCQILTSGGRNMPLNGFCLQVVLCGLLVIINIPIYEAMFLRKDRGRIPFSVTLASVGVVMFALSLYHYFEV, from the exons ATGGAGAGGCTGTTCGCCACGGAGAAGCTCGGGGGCAGGTCGCTGTACCGGTTCCAAGCCGTCACGGTGCTCGTGGGGATATGCCTGGTGCTCTGCTACAGGGCGACGCACTTCCCGGCGGCCGGGTCCGGCGCCGGCAGGGTGGCGTGGCTGGGGATGCTGGCGGCGGAGCTGTGGTTCGGCTTCTACTGGGTCATCACGCAGTCCGTGCGGTGGCGCCCCGTCCGACGACGAACCTTCAAGGACAGGCTCGCCGCCAG GTATGGAGAACAGCTACCCAGCGTGGACATCTTCATCTGCACTGCAGATCCGCAGTCGGAGCCGCCAAGCCTCGTCGTCGCCACAGTCCTGTCGCTCATGGCATACAATTACCCACCTGAGAAACTGAACGTTTACCTCTCAGACGACGGGGGCTCAATTCTCACTTTCTATGCTCTATGGGAGGCCTCCGCGTTCGCTAAGCGTTGGCTTCCATTCTGCAAGAGACACAACATTGAGCCACGGTCACCGGCCGCTTACTTTGCAGAGTTAGAGGAGCCTCGTGATCCGAGCATCTCGAAAGAGTGGTCGTTCATCAAG GGCCTGTATGACGAGATGACAGAGCGAATTGATTCAGCTGTTCGGTCAGATAACGTTCCTGAAGAAATCAGAGTAAATCATAAAGGATTTTCTGAATGGAGTACAGGAATTACCTCGAAAAATCACCAACCAATTGTTCAG GTTCTGATAGATGGGAAAGACAGAGATGCAGTTGACGAGGAAGGAAATGTACTACCTACACTGGTTTACATGGCACGAGAGAAGAGGCCTCAGTACCACCATAACTTCAAAGCTGGGGCAATGAACGCTTTG ATAAGGGTGTCATCGGTGATAAGCAACGGCCCTATCATCTTGAATGTGGACTGTGATATGTATTCCAACAACAGCGATGCAATCAGAGATGCGATGTGCTTCTTCCTTGATGAAGAAATGGGTCACAAGATCGCATTCGTGCAGCATCCTCAGAACTATAACAATATGACCAAGAATAACATATATGGCAACTCATTCACTGTTCTCAGTCAT GTGGAGCTAAGAGGTTTCGACGGTGTGGATGGACCTCTCTATATTGGCACTGGATGCTTCCACAGAAGGGAGAGCTTATGTGGTAGGAGGTTCACCAATGACTATAAGGAAGACTGGGACAGAGGAATTAATAAGGAAAAAAGAGAACTGTCCATAAATAAGATTGAAGAGAAAGCAAAGTTGCTAACAACATGCACTTACGAACATAACACACAGTGGGGAAATGAGATTGGGGTCAAGTATGGTTTCCCAGCGGAAGATGTCATCACTGGGTTGACAATACATTGCAGAGGATGGAAGTCAGTCTGCAACAATCCAACAAGAGCAGCATTTGTTGGTGTAGGTCCAACAACACATGCACAGACAATGCTGCAACACAAGAGATGGAGTGAGGGCAATCTATCAATTTTTCTTTCGAAGTACTGCCCCTTCATCTTTGGAAACGGAAAGATCAGTTTACAACATCAAATGGCCTACTCAGTCTATGGTTTGTGGGCAATGAACTCACTCCCTACACTATATTATGTTATCATCCCTTCACTGGGCCTTCTCAAAGGCATCCGCCTCTTCCCTGAG ATTACGAGTCCATGGATCATGCCTTACATATATGTCTCAGTTGTGAAAAATATTTACAGCGCATATGAGGCATTATTATATGGAGATACATTGAGAGGATGGTGGAATGGACAAAGGATGTGGATGATTAGAAGAATAACATCATACCTCTATGGCACTATTGACACCATCAGGAAGTTGTTAGGACTGTCAAAGATGCGGTTTGAAGTTTCACCAAAGGTAAGTGATGAAGATGAATCGAAAAGGTACGAGCAAGAAATTATGGAATTTGGAACATGGTCGACAGTTTATGTAATCATTGCAACCGTGGCATTACTCAACCTTGTGTGCCTGGTGGGATGGCTATGTCAAATCTTGACAAGTGGCGGCCGGAATATGCCGTTGAATGGATTTTGCCTCCAGGTCGTTCTATGCGGGCTGCTAGTGATCATCAATATCCCAATCTATGAAGCAATGTTCCTTAGGAAGGACAGAGGGAGAATACCATTCTCAGTCACGCTAGCTTCCGTTGGCGTTGTGATGTTTGCCCTCTCTCTGTACCATTATTTTGAGGTCTAA
- the LOC101771679 gene encoding uncharacterized protein LOC101771679 → MLRSALRRGGAAARQVAWEGGGSPRDLLRQRVAERERARRRRRDPGRDEFFVPTPESLAWLDSVSLPMVLTAAAVALFTKLLMMEHEATDQERRERKINNSHPDQGKVRMLSREEWEEVQEVRPRTPFESKLARPHARIRTGEPMRLEDVKDWATDVITDAFTRVEESTKQK, encoded by the exons atgctgcgGTCGGCGCTACggcggggaggggcggccgcgCGGCAGGTCGCGTGGGAGGGGGGAGGCTCGCCTAGGGACCTCCTCCGGCAGCGAGTGGCGGAGCGGGAGCGcgcgaggcggcgacggcgcgaccCGGGGCGCGACGAGTTCTTCGTGCCGACGCCGGAGTCGCTGGCGTGGCTCGACTCGGTCTCCCTCCCCATGGTGCTCACCGCAGCAGCCGTCGCCCTCTTCACCAAGCTCCTCATGATG GAACATGAAGCTACAGATCAAGAAAGGAGAGAGCGCAAGATAAATAATAGCCACCCTGATCAAGGAAAAGTAAGGATGCTGAGTCGTGAAGAATGGGAAGAGGTCCAAGAAGTCAGGCCAAGGACGCCTTTTGAATCAAAATTAGCTCGTCCACATGCCCGTATAAGAACTGGGGAACCAATGCGACTG GAGGATGTCAAGGATTGGGCTACCGATGTAATAACAGATGCTTTTACCAGAGTAGAAGAAAGTACCAAGCAAAAATGA
- the LOC101772085 gene encoding serine/threonine-protein kinase D6PK, producing the protein MAGQAAKAKESGKDDRQEPGAEVMKEKVLPSHQQEESSASLMDKDSSGVSGDVSPVLDGDSGELKVENLDINGNKEKKTSQKSSTSEGFASAKVSDGTSSLRKTSGSATMSTRADFTESGKSSMCRASTGSDISDESSCSSMSSATTKPHKGNDSRWEAIHVVKSRDNVLGLNHFRLLKKLGSGDIGSVYLSELSGTRSYFAMKVMDKTSLASRKKLLRAQTEREILQSLDHPFLPTLYTHFETDKFSCLVMEFCPGGDLHTLRQRQPGKYFSEQAAKFYVAEVLLALEYLHMLGIIYRDLKPENVLVREDGHIMLSDFDLSLRCSVSLTVIKSANPGLDALQRNNAAYCAQPACIEPSCIQPSCVAPTTCFGPRFFRKSKSKSKSKKDKSKPDAPNQENLFPELIAEPTDARSMSFVGTHEYLAPEIIKGEGHGSAVDWWTFGIFLYELLFGKTPFKGSGNRATLFNVVGQPLRFPESPIVSFSARDMIRGLLVKDPQHRLGYKRGATEIKQHPFFEGVNWALIRCASPPDIPKPVELDCRPKQVPSTNGKVAPVANPKGPDNYLEFEFF; encoded by the exons ATGGCTGGGCAAGCGGCAAAGGCGAAGGAGTCAGGGAAAGACGACAGACAAGAACCCGGAGCTGAGGTGATGAAAGAGAAGGTACTGCCATCTCACCAGCAGGAAGAGTCTTCAGCGTCTCTGATGGACAAGGATTCTTCGGGTGTCTCTGGTGATGTGTCGCCCGTCCTAGATGGGGATTCTGGGGAGTTGAAAGTGGAGAACTTGGATATCAATGGgaataaggaaaagaaaacgtCTCAGAAGAGCAGCACGAGTGAGGGCTTCGCTTCTGCTAAAGTGAGTGATGGGACAAGTAGTTTGAGGAAGACCAGTGGTAGTGCGACGATGAGTACACGGGCTGATTTCACTGAGAGTGGGAAGAGTAGCATGTGCCGTGCGAGCACAGGCAGTGACATTAGTGATGAGAGCTCCTGCAGCAGCATGAGCAGTGCCACCACAAAGCCGCACAAGGGGAATGATTCAAGGTGGGAGGCAATCCATGTGGTGAAGTCCAGGGATAATGTTCTTGGTTTGAATCATTTTAGACTGCTTAAGAAGCTGGGTTCTGGTGATATTGGTAGCGTGTATCTCTCTGAATTGAGTGGTACACGGAGCTACTTTGCAATGAAGGTCATGGATAAGACTTCTTTGGCAAGTCGGAAGAAGCTGCTTCGAGCTCAGACTGAGCGGGAGATCCTGCAATCCCTGGATCATCCATTTCTACCAACCCTGTATACTCACTTTGAGACAGATAAGTTTTCATGCTTGGTTATGGAGTTCTGTCCTGGAGGGGACCTTCACACTCTTCGCCAGAGGCAACCTGGAAAATATTTTTCAGAGCAAGCAGCAAA GTTCTATGTAGCAGAGGTGCTCCTTGCGTTGGAATACCTGCATATGCTTGGGATTATATACCGTGATCTTAAACCAGAAAATGTCCTTGTTCGGGAAGATGGCCACATCATGCTGTCGGACTTTGACCTCTCTCTTCGCTGTTCAGTAAGCCTAACAGTGATCAAGTCTGCAAATCCAGGCCTAGATGCACTTCAGAGGAACAATGCAGCATACTGTGCCCAGCCTGCTTGCATCGAACCATCCTGCATTCAGCCCTCGTGTGTTGCTCCAACTACTTGCTTTGGCCCTCGGTTCTTCAGGAAATCCAAGTCCAAATCTAAGTCCAAGAAGGATAAGTCAAAGCCTGATGCTCCAAACCAAGAGAACCTATTCCCAGAGCTCATCGCTGAGCCAACTGATGCCCGTTCCATGTCCTTTGTTGGCACCCATGAGTACTTGGCCCCAGAAATAATAAAAGGGGAGGGCCATGGAAGCGCGGTGGATTGGTGGACGTTTGGTATATTCTTGTACGAGCTGCTGTTTGGCAAGACCCCTTTCAAGGGTTCAGGCAATCGGGCTACGCTCTTCAACGTCGTTGGCCAGCCCTTGAGGTTCCCAGAGTCCCCAATAGTGAGCTTCTCTGCAAGGGACATGATAAGGGGATTGCTGGTCAAGGACCCGCAGCACCGACTTGGATATAAGCGAGGTGCTACTGAGATAAAGCAGCACCCTTTCTTCGAGGGCGTGAACTGGGCGCTCATAAGATGTGCGAGCCCTCCGGACATTCCGAAGCCTGTGGAGCTTGACTGCCGCCCGAAGCAAGTGCCGTCGACAAATGGAAAGGTCGCACCTGTCGCCAATCCAAAGGGGCCAGATAATTACCTAGAGTTTGAATTCTTCtag
- the LOC101768462 gene encoding cellulose synthase-like protein E6, translated as MERLFATEKLGGRALYKLHATTLFVGICLVLCYRATHVPAAGRAAWLGMLAAELWFGFYWVITQSARWCPSRRCAFKDRLAARYGERLPCVDIFVCTADPQSEPPSLVMATVLSLMAYNYPPEKLNVYLSDDGGSILTFYALWETSAFAKHWLPFCRRYKIEPRSPAAYFAQSDKPSDPRALEEWSFVKGLYEEMTERIDSAVRSGKVPEQIRVNHKGFSEWNTGANSKDHQPIVQILIDGKDRDAVDNEGNVLPTLVYMAREKRPQYHHNFKAGAMNALIRVSSVISNSPIIMNVDCDMYSNNSDSIREALCFFLDEETGHKIAFVQYPQNYNNMTKNNIYGNSLNVINKVEMGGMDTWGGPLYIGTGCFHRREALCGRTFTKDYKEDWDRGIKTQQGIDLTEEKAKSLATCTYELNTQWGNEIGLKYGCPVEDVITGLAIHCRGWNSVYNDPPRAAFVGVAPTTMAQTILQHKRWSEGNFSIFLSKYCPFLFGHGKTRLPHQMGYSIYGLWAPNSLPTLYYVVIPSLGLLKGTPLFPEIMSPWITPFIYVSVVENIYSLYEALTSGDTLKGWWNGQRMWMVKRITSYLYGVIDNIRKLLGLSKMGFVVSPKVSDEDESKRYEQEIMEFGTSSPEYVIIATIALLNLVCLVGGLCRILTSGQNMQLNGFFLQVVLCGLLVIINIPIYEAMFLRKDRGRIPFSVTLASLGFVMLALFVPIF; from the exons ATGGAGAGGCTGTTCGCCACCGAGAAGCTCGGGGGCAGGGCGCTGTACAAGCTCCACGCCACAACCCTGTTCGTGGGGATATGCCTGGTGCTCTGCTACAGGGCCACGCACGTCCCGGCGGCCGGCAGGGCGGCGTGGCTGGGGATGCTGGCGGCGGAGCTGTGGTTCGGCTTCTACTGGGTCATCACGCAGTCCGCGCGGTGGTGCCCCAGCCGCCGCTGCGCCTTCAAGGACAGGCTCGCTGCCAG GTACGGGGAGCGGCTACCCTGCGTGGACATCTTCGTCTGCACTGCAGATCCGCAGTCGGAGCCACCAAGCCTCGTCATGGCCACAGTCCTCTCACTCATGGCGTACAATTACCCACCTGAGAAACTGAACGTGTACCTCTCCGACGACGGTGGATCCATTCTCACTTTCTATGCTCTGTGGGAGACCTCCGCCTTCGCAAAGCACTGGCTTCCATTCTGCAGGAGATACAAAATCGAGCCAAGGTCACCTGCCGCTTACTTTGCCCAGTCAGATAAGCCTAGTGATCCGAGAGCTTTAGAAGAATGGTCGTTCGTCAAG GGCCTGTACGAAGAAATGACGGAGCGAATCGATTCTGCTGTTAGGTCAGGCAAAGTTCCTGAACAAATCAGAGTAAATCATAAAGGATTTTCTGAATGGAATACAGGGGCAAACTCAAAAGACCACCAGCCAATTGTTCAG ATTCTGATAGATGGGAAAGACAGAGATGCAGTTGATAATGAAGGAAATGTACTGCCTACACTGGTTTACATGGCACGTGAGAAGAGGCCTCAGTACCACCATAACTTCAAAGCTGGGGCAATGAATGCTCTG ATAAGGGTATCATCGGTGATAAGCAACAGCCCTATAATTATGAATGTGGATTGTGATATGTATTCAAACAACAGCGATTCAATCAGAGAGGCACTGTGCTTCTTCCTGGATGAAGAAACGGGTCACAAGATAGCATTTGTGCAGTACCCTCAGAACTATAACAATATGACCAAGAATAACATATATGGCAACTCACTCAATGTCATCAATAAG GTGGAGATGGGTGGTATGGACACTTGGGGTGGCCCATTGTATATTGGCACTGGATGCTTCCATAGAAGAGAGGCCCTATGCGGCAGGACCTTCACCAAAGACTACAAGGAAGACTGGGACCGAGGAATTAAGACACAACAGGGCATAGACCTGACTGAAGAGAAAGCAAAGTCGTTAGCAACCTGCACTTATGAACTTAACACACAGTGGGGAAATGAGATTGGATTGAAATATGGTTGCCCAGTGGAAGATGTTATCACCGGACTGGCAATACATTGTAGAGGATGGAATTCGGTCTACAATGATCCCCCAAGAGCAGCATTTGTCGGTGTAGCCCCTACAACAATGGCTCAGACAATACTTCAGCACAAGCGATGGAGCGAGGGTAATTTTTCgatttttctttcaaaataCTGCCCCTTCTTATTTGGACATGGAAAAACTAGGTTGCCACATCAAATGGGCTACTCCATCTATGGTTTGTGGGCACCCAACTCGCTACCTACTTTGTACTATGTTGTCATCCCTTCACTAGGCCTTCTCAAGGGCACCCCCTTGTTCCCTGAG ATTATGAGTCCATGGATCACACCTTTCATATAtgtctctgttgtggagaatatTTACAGCCTGTATGAGGCATTAACATCTGGAGACACATTGAAAGGATGGTGGAATGGACAGAGAATGTGGATGGTTAAAAGAATAACCTCGTATCTTTATGGCGTCATTGACAACATCAGGAAGTTGTTAGGACTGTCAAAGATGGGTTTTGTAGTTTCACCAAAGGTAAGTGATGAAGATGAGTCAAAAAGGTACGAGCAAGAAATCATGGAATTTGGAACGTCTTCACCAGAATATGTGATCATTGCAACCATTGCATTACTCAACCTCGTGTGCCTGGTGGGAGGGCTATGTCGAATCTTGACAAGTGGCCAGAATATGCAGTTGAATGGATTTTTCCTCCAGGTCGTTCTATGCGGGTTGCTTGTGATCATTAATATCCCAATCTATGAAGCAATGTTCCTCAGGAAGGACAGAGGGAGAATACCATTCTCAGTCACACTAGCTTCTCTTGGCTTTGTGATGCTGGCCCTCTTTGTACCAATATTTTGA